A genomic stretch from Bradyrhizobium quebecense includes:
- a CDS encoding putative quinol monooxygenase, whose translation MSVIVFSLQIVAPDERRTDLLRALGAMLGPTRVAPGCLDARLYSDLARGGILLLIEEWESRAQFEHNLDDAKLNAIVSAIELCHEAPVVRLDTVERTEGIDVLALCRGFTSGTQ comes from the coding sequence ATGAGCGTGATCGTGTTCTCGCTGCAAATCGTGGCTCCGGACGAAAGGCGAACGGATCTGCTGCGGGCGCTCGGCGCCATGCTTGGACCGACGAGGGTCGCGCCTGGCTGTCTGGATGCCCGCCTTTATTCGGATCTCGCTAGAGGCGGGATCTTGTTGTTGATCGAAGAATGGGAGTCGCGCGCGCAGTTCGAGCACAATCTCGACGACGCCAAGCTGAATGCGATCGTTTCGGCAATCGAACTCTGCCACGAGGCACCCGTTGTGCGCCTCGACACGGTCGAGCGGACGGAGGGTATAGACGTTTTGGCGCTGTGCCGCGGCTTCACCTCAGGCACGCAGTGA
- a CDS encoding arylsulfatase — protein sequence MAATALMSLALCGPATAQAQPPQQRPNIVVIMGDDVGIWNVSAYHRGMMGGSTPNIDRIAREGALFTDYYAQQSCTAGRAAFILGQTPFRTGLLKVGMPAAKQGLQDKDPTIAELLKPYGYATAQIGKNHLGDRNEYLPTVHGFDEFYGILYHLNAMEEPYDPDYPKTAKFHASFGPRNIIDAKATTVDDPTVDPRWGRVGKQVIVDAGPLPPHPNMDPKAKFNMEDVDDELVRRSVDFIDRSAKANKPFFLWHNSTRTHVWTHLAPKWQNKSGYGMYADAMMELDAEVGSILKKLDDLGIADNTIVVFTSDNGAETFSWPDGGNSPFRGEKGTTFEGGFRVPMLAKWPGTIKAGRIVNDIIAGEDLLPTFLAAVGEPDMKEKLLTGMKVGDKTFKTHLDGYNFLPFLKGDVAEGPRKEFFYFTDNGDLTALRYADWKLSFKTIKGNLFTGTEESTNVPLVTNLRQDPWERYQDQSMMYARWWGDKLWTMVPAVTLVGGFLQTFREYPPSQVSGSLSIEKALQMVERGASGGGK from the coding sequence ATGGCGGCGACGGCGCTGATGTCGCTCGCTTTGTGCGGGCCGGCAACCGCGCAAGCACAGCCCCCGCAACAGCGGCCGAACATCGTCGTCATCATGGGCGACGACGTCGGTATCTGGAACGTCAGCGCCTATCATCGCGGGATGATGGGCGGAAGCACGCCCAACATCGATCGCATCGCCAGGGAGGGCGCGCTTTTCACCGACTACTACGCTCAGCAGTCCTGCACAGCTGGACGGGCCGCGTTCATCCTCGGACAGACGCCGTTCCGCACCGGTTTGCTGAAAGTGGGGATGCCGGCTGCCAAGCAGGGTCTGCAGGACAAGGACCCAACAATCGCCGAGCTGCTCAAGCCGTACGGATATGCAACGGCGCAGATCGGCAAGAACCATCTTGGTGACCGTAACGAATACTTGCCCACGGTCCATGGCTTCGATGAATTCTATGGCATCCTCTACCACCTCAACGCGATGGAAGAACCGTACGACCCCGATTATCCGAAGACTGCAAAATTCCACGCTAGTTTTGGCCCCCGCAACATCATAGACGCCAAGGCGACCACGGTGGATGATCCGACCGTCGATCCACGCTGGGGGAGAGTCGGCAAGCAGGTGATTGTGGACGCCGGCCCGCTTCCGCCGCACCCGAACATGGACCCCAAGGCCAAGTTCAACATGGAGGACGTCGATGACGAACTGGTTCGCCGGTCGGTCGATTTCATCGACCGTTCGGCGAAGGCGAACAAACCGTTCTTCCTCTGGCACAACTCTACGCGCACCCACGTATGGACCCATCTCGCACCGAAATGGCAGAACAAGAGCGGCTACGGCATGTATGCTGACGCCATGATGGAGTTGGATGCGGAAGTAGGTTCCATCCTCAAGAAGCTGGACGATCTCGGTATCGCGGATAACACCATCGTCGTCTTTACCAGCGACAATGGCGCCGAGACCTTCTCCTGGCCGGACGGCGGCAACTCTCCGTTCCGGGGCGAGAAGGGAACGACCTTTGAAGGCGGCTTTCGCGTCCCAATGCTCGCAAAGTGGCCCGGCACGATCAAGGCGGGTCGTATCGTCAACGACATCATTGCGGGCGAGGACCTCCTGCCGACCTTCCTGGCCGCGGTCGGTGAACCCGACATGAAAGAAAAGCTTTTGACGGGCATGAAGGTGGGCGACAAGACCTTCAAGACCCATCTCGACGGTTACAATTTCCTGCCGTTCTTGAAAGGCGACGTCGCCGAGGGGCCGCGCAAGGAATTCTTCTACTTCACGGATAATGGCGACCTCACGGCGCTGCGGTATGCCGATTGGAAGCTCAGCTTCAAGACCATCAAGGGCAATCTTTTCACCGGCACGGAGGAATCGACCAACGTTCCTCTCGTAACCAACCTGCGGCAGGATCCGTGGGAACGTTATCAAGACCAGTCGATGATGTATGCCCGCTGGTGGGGCGACAAGCTCTGGACGATGGTCCCCGCCGTTACTCTGGTTGGAGGATTCCTCCAGACGTTCAGAGAATATCCGCCGAGCCAGGTGAGCGGATCGTTGAGCATCGAAAAGGCGCTTCAAATGGTGGAGCGAGGCGCCAGCGGCGGCGGGAAATAG
- a CDS encoding OpgC domain-containing protein — protein sequence MSAVAYQPHETAVPKPAVSLTSSGARELRLDLFRGLALWLIFIDHVSPDLLAWFTIRSYGFSDAAEIFIFISGYTAALVHGRAMLEAGFVIATARILRRVWQIYAAHVLLFAFLVAEVSYIAISLNRPFYAEEMTITDFLNQPGIAMVQALLLRYRPLNMDVLPLYIVLMAGLPLVLPMIRLAANVTLAISVALYAVTLRYDLHLTTYPNGFWSFNPFAWQLLFVLGAWCALGGARRLARFLSSPITLSVSFLYLLAAFFVTLTWYFPQLKYLIPHQLELWIYPIDKTDLDVLRLGHFLALAIIAIRFVPAGWPGLQSRWLWPMILCGQNSLEIFCLGVALSFTGYFILTEISAGLVLHVLAGLCGISIMSAAAWVLSWYKVFVDKRSTKGRCTRP from the coding sequence GTGAGCGCCGTGGCGTACCAGCCTCACGAGACGGCCGTCCCTAAGCCAGCCGTTTCGCTGACCTCGAGCGGCGCGCGCGAACTGCGCCTCGATCTGTTTCGCGGCTTGGCGCTCTGGCTGATCTTCATCGATCACGTATCGCCCGATCTCCTGGCTTGGTTCACGATCCGAAGTTACGGATTCAGCGATGCTGCCGAGATTTTCATTTTTATCTCCGGCTATACGGCGGCCCTGGTTCACGGCCGAGCGATGCTGGAAGCAGGGTTTGTGATTGCGACTGCGCGCATTCTGCGAAGGGTCTGGCAGATCTATGCCGCGCACGTGCTTCTGTTCGCTTTCCTGGTGGCAGAGGTCTCCTACATTGCCATCAGCCTCAATAGGCCGTTCTACGCCGAGGAAATGACGATCACGGATTTTCTGAATCAGCCCGGTATCGCCATGGTCCAGGCGCTGCTGCTGAGATACCGGCCACTGAATATGGACGTGTTGCCACTCTATATCGTGCTCATGGCCGGACTGCCGTTGGTCCTGCCAATGATAAGGTTGGCCGCCAATGTCACGTTGGCGATATCAGTCGCTCTTTACGCCGTTACTCTGCGATACGACCTGCATCTGACGACCTATCCGAATGGCTTCTGGTCGTTTAACCCCTTTGCCTGGCAATTGTTGTTCGTCCTCGGAGCTTGGTGTGCGCTGGGCGGCGCCAGACGACTGGCACGATTTCTGTCCTCGCCAATCACGCTGTCGGTTTCGTTCCTCTACCTCCTCGCGGCATTTTTTGTCACGCTGACATGGTACTTCCCCCAGCTGAAGTACCTGATTCCGCACCAACTTGAGCTGTGGATCTATCCCATCGATAAGACTGATCTGGACGTCCTCAGGCTCGGTCACTTCCTGGCCCTGGCGATCATCGCTATCCGCTTTGTCCCGGCGGGATGGCCCGGCCTGCAATCGCGTTGGCTGTGGCCGATGATTCTGTGCGGGCAGAATTCACTGGAGATTTTCTGCCTCGGCGTGGCGCTATCGTTCACCGGCTACTTCATTCTGACGGAGATTTCCGCCGGCCTCGTTCTTCACGTCCTGGCCGGCCTGTGCGGAATCTCGATAATGTCCGCCGCAGCTTGGGTGCTGTCGTGGTACAAAGTCTTCGTCGACAAGCGAAGCACGAAAGGGAGATGTACGCGACCGTAA
- a CDS encoding sigma 54-interacting transcriptional regulator, producing MPSAASGNPSVEELLAFERMLVDLSARMANVPVDRVEAEVQIAQGALQQFLGFDRSTFAEFKDDGSLAVLSSTALEGIDATPPGPLPAKLGWFIAKLRAGETLIIQDPAEDLPPEAVGEAEYVQRTGLRSHLSIPLRVGGRVVGAIAFSAFRETRNWPDDLIARVKLVGEVFAHAIARKREHEKLLAAMVEIGLLKDRLERENSYLKQAVQVMLPQGLTSRSPRFLSVVEEIKQVAQTSSTVLLLGETGSGKEVLAQAIHDASAQRGRTMVKVNCAALPASLIESELFGREKGAFTGALARQAGRFEIADGSTIFLDEVGELPLELQPKLLRVLQEGEFERLGGSKTIKVDARVIAATNRSLEQAVKEGKFREDLFYRLNVFPIEVPPLRERRDDIPFLTWTFVKEFGNSMGKPIEEIAEESMSALRDYHWPGNIRELRNVIERAMILSHGPKLYIKLSNATLRPVAVKITAGSLDEAELTIIRQAVEQCNWRIRGANGAAALLKMKPTTLESRIKRLGLAPRR from the coding sequence ATGCCGAGTGCCGCGTCCGGCAATCCATCGGTCGAAGAGCTGTTGGCATTCGAGCGAATGCTCGTCGACCTTTCGGCGCGAATGGCCAACGTGCCCGTCGATCGGGTCGAAGCGGAAGTCCAGATAGCGCAGGGCGCCCTCCAACAATTTCTCGGATTCGACCGCAGCACCTTTGCCGAATTTAAGGACGACGGCTCGCTCGCGGTCCTCTCTTCGACCGCCCTAGAGGGGATCGATGCTACGCCGCCGGGTCCGCTTCCCGCCAAGCTTGGGTGGTTTATCGCCAAGCTTCGCGCCGGAGAGACACTTATCATTCAGGATCCGGCCGAAGATCTTCCACCGGAAGCGGTGGGCGAGGCCGAATATGTCCAGCGCACGGGTCTCCGCTCACATCTAAGCATCCCGCTGCGTGTTGGCGGCCGAGTTGTCGGAGCCATTGCGTTCTCGGCCTTCAGAGAAACGCGCAACTGGCCGGACGATTTGATTGCGCGGGTCAAGCTCGTCGGTGAGGTATTCGCGCATGCCATCGCGCGGAAGCGGGAGCACGAAAAGCTGTTGGCCGCTATGGTGGAGATCGGGCTCCTGAAAGACCGCCTTGAGCGGGAGAATTCCTATCTCAAGCAAGCCGTGCAGGTCATGCTCCCGCAAGGCCTGACGAGCCGCTCGCCGCGCTTTCTGTCGGTGGTCGAGGAAATCAAACAGGTTGCGCAAACCAGTTCGACGGTACTGCTTCTCGGCGAGACCGGAAGCGGAAAGGAAGTCCTGGCGCAGGCGATCCACGATGCAAGCGCCCAAAGGGGGCGCACGATGGTCAAGGTCAATTGCGCGGCGCTGCCGGCGAGCCTGATCGAATCGGAACTGTTCGGCCGGGAAAAGGGCGCATTCACCGGCGCTTTGGCACGGCAGGCAGGTCGTTTCGAAATTGCCGACGGGTCGACGATTTTTCTGGATGAAGTCGGCGAGCTACCGCTGGAGCTGCAGCCAAAACTGCTCCGCGTGCTGCAGGAGGGCGAGTTCGAACGACTCGGTGGCAGCAAAACCATTAAGGTCGACGCGCGTGTAATCGCAGCGACCAACCGGTCTCTCGAACAGGCCGTGAAGGAAGGAAAATTCCGGGAGGATCTGTTCTACCGGCTCAACGTATTTCCCATCGAGGTGCCTCCGTTGCGCGAGCGGCGGGATGACATCCCGTTTCTAACGTGGACGTTCGTGAAGGAGTTCGGCAACTCGATGGGCAAACCGATCGAGGAAATCGCGGAAGAGTCGATGAGCGCGCTCCGGGACTATCACTGGCCGGGCAATATCCGCGAACTGCGAAACGTCATCGAGCGTGCGATGATTCTTTCTCACGGTCCCAAGCTGTACATCAAGCTCAGCAACGCGACGCTGAGACCGGTTGCCGTAAAGATAACGGCCGGCTCGCTCGACGAGGCCGAGCTTACGATCATCCGGCAGGCGGTCGAGCAGTGCAACTGGCGGATTCGCGGCGCAAATGGCGCCGCCGCGCTTCTCAAGATGAAGCCAACGACGCTCGAATCCCGCATCAAAAGACTCGGGCTCGCACCGAGGCGTTGA
- a CDS encoding MarR family winged helix-turn-helix transcriptional regulator, translating to MPPSQSHIHAEIGRLIARLGRIWRRESDQALSDHGLSYATAIPLLVLSRQGENVRQGVLADELGIEGPSLVRLIDLLQSEGLVERREDPTDRRAKTLHLTAAGEAKVEETNRVLRRVRASLLKDIGSEDLTVTFETLQRIEARASRLQDAKSAAAKTALAKTAAEAN from the coding sequence ATGCCTCCTTCGCAATCCCATATCCACGCCGAGATCGGCCGCCTGATCGCCAGGCTTGGGCGGATCTGGCGGCGCGAGTCGGATCAGGCACTGTCCGATCACGGCCTGTCCTACGCGACGGCGATTCCGCTGCTGGTGCTGTCGCGGCAGGGCGAGAACGTCCGCCAGGGCGTGCTGGCCGACGAACTTGGGATCGAGGGGCCTTCACTGGTGCGGCTGATCGATCTGCTGCAGTCCGAAGGCCTGGTCGAGCGTCGCGAGGATCCGACCGATCGGCGCGCCAAGACGCTGCATCTCACCGCCGCCGGCGAAGCCAAGGTCGAGGAGACCAACCGGGTGCTGCGCCGCGTGCGGGCCAGCCTGCTGAAGGATATCGGCAGCGAGGACCTTACGGTAACCTTCGAGACGCTGCAGCGCATCGAGGCGCGGGCGAGCCGCCTGCAAGACGCCAAGAGCGCCGCAGCCAAGACTGCTCTAGCCAAGACCGCTGCAGAGGCGAATTAG
- a CDS encoding HlyD family secretion protein has protein sequence MKGNFAWLGRVALTAIALVAALAVGRALWVYYMESPWTRDGRVRADVVQVAPDVSGFVTDVLVKDNQQVHRGDILFRIDRARFALALQQADAAVAGHRATLDQADADLKRYSALTTDAVSQQKQEQVLATQLQAKAAYDQSVADRAVAQLNLDRSEVHASVNGTITNMDLRPGAYVTAGKGVMALVDIDTLHVEGYFEETKLARIRVGDKAEVRLMGEPVRLTGHVESIAAGIADRDRTDGANLLANVNPTFSWVRLAQRVPVRIALDHLPDRIALVAGRSATVEIID, from the coding sequence ATGAAAGGGAATTTCGCGTGGCTCGGCCGGGTTGCACTGACCGCGATCGCGCTTGTCGCCGCGCTCGCCGTCGGCCGCGCGCTCTGGGTCTACTACATGGAGTCGCCATGGACTCGCGACGGCAGGGTCCGCGCCGATGTGGTTCAGGTTGCTCCCGACGTATCCGGCTTCGTCACCGACGTGCTGGTCAAGGACAATCAGCAAGTGCATCGCGGCGATATCCTGTTCCGGATCGATCGCGCACGCTTTGCCCTGGCATTGCAGCAGGCCGACGCTGCGGTCGCCGGCCATCGCGCGACGCTGGATCAGGCCGACGCCGACCTCAAGCGCTACAGCGCGCTGACCACCGATGCGGTGTCGCAGCAGAAGCAGGAGCAGGTCCTGGCCACCCAGCTTCAGGCCAAGGCCGCCTATGACCAGTCGGTCGCCGATCGCGCTGTGGCGCAGCTCAATCTCGATCGCAGCGAGGTCCACGCGTCGGTGAACGGCACCATTACCAATATGGACCTGCGGCCCGGAGCCTACGTCACCGCGGGCAAGGGCGTGATGGCGCTGGTCGACATCGATACGCTGCATGTCGAGGGCTATTTCGAGGAGACCAAGCTCGCTCGCATACGCGTCGGCGACAAGGCAGAGGTCCGGCTGATGGGCGAGCCGGTTCGGCTCACCGGACATGTCGAGAGTATCGCGGCCGGCATCGCGGACCGCGATCGCACGGACGGCGCGAACCTGCTCGCAAACGTCAATCCGACCTTCAGCTGGGTCCGGCTCGCCCAACGCGTCCCGGTACGCATCGCACTGGATCATCTGCCGGATCGCATCGCACTGGTCGCCGGCCGTTCGGCGACGGTCGAGATCATCGACTAG
- a CDS encoding IS630 family transposase (programmed frameshift), translating into MAKPLSPDLRLRIIRAVEEEGMSCRGAAGRFGVAPSTAIELVNEWRSTGACEAGAQGGDRRSARIEGHAAEILSLVKATPDMTLAEIADHLLKVHGERFVPSVVWRFFDRRNITRSKKTSHASEQDRPDVAAERAAWKASQPEIGIHRLVFIDETGASTKMARRYGRSPYGQRCVAALPHGHWKTTTFVGALRATGMTAPMVLDGPMDGLAFEAYVTQVLVPTLRPGDIVVMDNLAAHKRAEVGIAIDAVGAQLLYLPPYSPDLNPIEMAFAKLKAALRKAAARSIEALDNAIATALTAFTAQKCLNFFAAAGYDRV; encoded by the exons ATGGCTAAGCCGCTCTCGCCGGACCTTCGCCTTCGCATTATTCGGGCTGTGGAAGAGGAAGGCATGAGCTGTCGGGGCGCCGCCGGCCGGTTCGGCGTAGCGCCATCGACAGCGATCGAACTGGTCAACGAATGGCGCAGCACCGGCGCTTGTGAGGCGGGAGCGCAGGGCGGAGACAGACGTTCAGCTCGGATCGAGGGTCATGCTGCGGAGATCCTCTCCCTGGTCAAGGCTACGCCTGACATGACGCTGGCCGAGATCGCTGACCATCTCCTCAAAGTCCACGGCGAGCGTTTCGTGCCGAGCGTGGTCTGGCGATTCTTCGATCGCCGCAACATCAC ACGTTCAAAAAAAACATCGCACGCCAGCGAGCAGGATCGGCCGGACGTGGCCGCTGAACGCGCGGCGTGGAAGGCATCTCAGCCTGAGATCGGCATCCATCGGTTGGTGTTTATCGACGAGACGGGAGCCTCGACCAAGATGGCGCGGCGCTATGGCCGCTCGCCGTACGGCCAGCGCTGTGTCGCAGCGCTCCCGCATGGTCATTGGAAGACGACGACCTTCGTCGGCGCGCTCAGAGCGACCGGCATGACTGCGCCGATGGTCCTTGACGGTCCCATGGATGGTCTGGCGTTCGAGGCTTACGTGACGCAAGTCCTCGTGCCGACACTCAGGCCCGGCGACATCGTGGTGATGGACAATCTCGCAGCACACAAGCGCGCCGAGGTCGGCATCGCAATCGATGCCGTGGGCGCCCAGCTCCTCTATTTGCCGCCTTATTCGCCCGACCTCAATCCGATCGAAATGGCCTTCGCCAAGCTCAAAGCCGCACTTCGAAAGGCCGCCGCCAGATCAATCGAGGCTTTGGACAACGCTATTGCCACCGCCCTGACCGCCTTCACCGCCCAAAAGTGCCTGAACTTCTTCGCCGCAGCCGGTTATGACCGTGTCTGA
- a CDS encoding TAXI family TRAP transporter solute-binding subunit, with product MKSAKLPIWIRFVLLVGVVGLAAGASLEAYRYYTRPVTLSVAVGSIDGEAAKAMSAIASRLASTSAPVRLNVVDSGTAVGAAKAFSESKVDLAVVRGDVGDLSKAQAVVVMSHVAALVVAPPGSAIDSMEKLKGHRVGVLGGEANAKIVDVLSKEYGLERAKVFKDIALPDARRAIQSKEVSALLIVIPLAGKYLSLVRDIFQQGPKALPTLIPIESAGAIAESDRAYESFDIPKGTLRGAPPVPDDDVTTLRTNLYLVAGKALGSDLIATLTQTIMSVRRDLMHEEPIFAQITAPSTDQDAYLPLHRGAAAVYNSTQQSFMDEYGNWIYLTPMVLGGAATLLAAAWKFLGLGSQKSEGPLDSLYALGRRIRKVLTEAELSGIEEEIDDILGKERARSAAGDENAVDAATLNVVAHRLEGLIHDRRTVLAKRPIIASVA from the coding sequence ATGAAATCGGCAAAACTGCCAATCTGGATCCGTTTTGTCCTGCTCGTTGGCGTTGTCGGTCTTGCGGCCGGCGCGAGCCTCGAAGCTTACCGCTACTATACCCGTCCGGTGACGCTGAGCGTGGCGGTGGGCTCGATCGACGGCGAGGCCGCGAAGGCGATGTCGGCCATCGCCAGCCGCCTCGCTTCGACCAGCGCGCCGGTGCGGCTGAACGTCGTGGACAGTGGCACGGCTGTCGGAGCCGCCAAGGCCTTTTCGGAGAGCAAGGTGGATCTGGCGGTGGTACGCGGCGACGTCGGCGACCTGTCAAAGGCGCAGGCCGTGGTCGTCATGAGCCACGTGGCCGCACTCGTCGTCGCCCCGCCGGGTTCGGCCATCGACAGCATGGAAAAACTGAAAGGCCACCGCGTTGGCGTGCTCGGAGGGGAAGCGAACGCCAAGATCGTGGACGTGCTGAGCAAGGAATACGGGCTCGAACGGGCGAAGGTGTTCAAGGACATCGCGCTACCTGATGCCCGCCGTGCCATTCAATCCAAGGAGGTAAGCGCGCTGCTGATCGTGATCCCTCTGGCCGGAAAATATCTGTCGCTAGTGCGGGACATCTTTCAGCAGGGTCCCAAGGCATTGCCGACACTGATCCCGATCGAGTCCGCGGGCGCCATCGCCGAGTCCGACCGCGCGTATGAAAGCTTCGACATTCCAAAGGGCACGCTGCGTGGAGCTCCGCCGGTCCCCGACGACGACGTGACCACGTTGAGGACCAATCTGTACCTGGTCGCCGGCAAGGCGCTTGGTTCGGATCTGATCGCAACGCTGACGCAGACGATCATGAGCGTCCGCAGGGACCTCATGCACGAAGAACCCATTTTCGCGCAGATCACCGCGCCCAGCACCGATCAGGACGCCTACCTTCCGCTGCACCGCGGGGCTGCGGCCGTCTACAACAGCACCCAGCAAAGCTTCATGGATGAGTACGGCAACTGGATCTACCTGACGCCGATGGTGCTGGGCGGTGCGGCCACGTTGCTTGCAGCGGCCTGGAAATTTCTTGGGCTCGGCAGCCAGAAGAGCGAAGGCCCACTGGATTCTCTCTACGCGCTGGGGCGCAGGATCAGGAAGGTTCTTACAGAAGCGGAACTATCGGGAATCGAGGAAGAAATCGACGACATTCTCGGGAAGGAACGCGCCAGATCCGCTGCAGGGGACGAGAACGCGGTCGATGCCGCTACGTTGAATGTGGTGGCCCATCGGCTGGAGGGCCTGATCCACGATCGACGGACTGTGCTGGCGAAGAGACCGATAATTGCTTCGGTGGCCTAA
- a CDS encoding FUSC family protein — MRAEEPFLVRHADLIFALKTFAASMLALVIALAIDLPRPYWAMATVYITSQPLAGATSSKAFFRVIGTLAGASMTVALVPNLINAPELLCLAIALWVGLCLYLSLLDGTPRSYVFMLGGYTVALIGFPSVADPGSIFDVALARVEEISLGIICASLVSTVVFPRSVAPAVGGRVRSWLSDARRLSRDVLLDHGTSETRRAQRLRLATDIVEIDTLATHVAYDRLADAGTASGLGEVRLRMLMLLPIIASIEDRLAALGEAALQRQPELRRLIGDLAAWIVDEDRQRQSGNEIRAAIAERQCALDGLAPRERIITISLLLRLRELVDISADCRAIGDAIAANQDISTVPLAFHPESGAAPVRHRDHGMALWSAAGAAVAILICCGLWIATGWADGASAPMMAAVACSFFAAQDEPARSIRAFGLFSLVAIVVVAIYQFALVPGISHVEVLIAALAPTFLLYGFLIARPKTAPIGMALAANTATLLALQSTYSADFASFANTSVAFFLGVVIAEIVTRVARGVGAEWIAKRLMTSGWQTLAVAAERRGHGDRAQFSGLMLHRLGLLVQRIAFISESDRRDADSLVQLRIGLNIIDLRRARYGLAASTVRAIDDMLDDLAAVFRAHADEAMPAELLSCIDAALTAVVKDPNERARDDALLGLVGIRRGLFPDAPAYRSQPEESFAA, encoded by the coding sequence ATGCGCGCGGAAGAGCCGTTCCTGGTCCGCCACGCGGACCTCATCTTCGCGTTGAAGACATTCGCCGCGTCGATGCTGGCGCTTGTCATCGCATTGGCGATCGATCTGCCGCGGCCCTATTGGGCGATGGCGACGGTCTATATCACGTCACAGCCGCTGGCCGGCGCGACCAGCTCGAAGGCGTTCTTCCGCGTGATCGGCACCCTGGCCGGTGCGAGCATGACGGTCGCCCTGGTGCCGAACCTGATCAATGCGCCGGAGCTGCTGTGCCTCGCAATCGCGCTCTGGGTCGGACTGTGTCTTTATCTGTCGCTGCTCGACGGCACGCCGCGAAGCTATGTCTTCATGCTGGGCGGATATACCGTCGCGCTGATCGGCTTTCCGTCGGTCGCCGACCCGGGCAGCATCTTCGATGTCGCGCTGGCGCGGGTCGAGGAGATCTCGCTCGGCATCATCTGTGCCAGTCTAGTGTCGACCGTAGTGTTTCCGCGCAGCGTCGCGCCGGCGGTCGGCGGCCGTGTCAGGAGCTGGCTGTCGGATGCCCGCCGTCTGTCGCGCGACGTGCTGCTTGATCACGGGACCAGCGAGACCCGCAGGGCCCAACGCCTCCGCCTTGCGACCGACATCGTCGAGATCGATACGCTGGCGACCCATGTCGCCTATGACCGGCTGGCCGATGCCGGTACCGCGAGTGGCCTCGGCGAGGTCCGGCTGCGCATGCTGATGCTGTTGCCGATCATCGCGTCGATCGAAGACCGGCTCGCCGCACTCGGCGAAGCGGCGCTGCAAAGGCAGCCGGAGCTGCGGCGCCTGATCGGCGATCTCGCCGCATGGATCGTGGACGAGGATCGCCAGCGGCAATCCGGCAACGAGATCCGCGCTGCGATCGCCGAGCGGCAATGTGCCCTCGACGGCCTCGCGCCGCGCGAGCGCATCATCACGATCAGCCTGCTGCTCCGGCTCCGCGAGCTTGTCGACATCTCGGCCGACTGCCGCGCAATCGGCGATGCGATTGCCGCGAACCAGGATATCTCTACCGTCCCGCTGGCGTTCCACCCGGAGTCGGGGGCCGCGCCGGTTCGTCATCGCGACCACGGCATGGCGCTGTGGTCGGCCGCGGGGGCGGCAGTGGCCATCCTGATCTGCTGCGGACTGTGGATTGCGACCGGTTGGGCCGACGGCGCATCGGCGCCCATGATGGCGGCAGTCGCCTGCTCCTTCTTCGCCGCGCAAGACGAGCCGGCGCGCAGCATCCGGGCCTTCGGCCTGTTTTCGCTGGTCGCGATCGTCGTCGTCGCGATCTATCAGTTCGCGCTGGTGCCGGGCATCTCCCATGTCGAGGTTCTGATCGCCGCGCTGGCGCCGACCTTCCTGCTGTACGGCTTCCTGATCGCACGGCCCAAAACCGCGCCGATCGGCATGGCGCTCGCCGCCAACACCGCGACGCTGCTGGCGCTGCAATCGACCTACAGCGCGGATTTTGCCAGTTTTGCCAACACGTCGGTCGCCTTCTTCCTCGGCGTCGTCATCGCCGAGATCGTGACGCGAGTCGCGCGCGGCGTCGGCGCCGAATGGATCGCCAAACGGCTGATGACGTCGGGCTGGCAGACGCTCGCGGTCGCGGCGGAGCGGCGCGGCCACGGCGATCGCGCGCAATTTTCCGGCCTGATGCTGCATCGGCTCGGCCTGTTGGTGCAGCGCATCGCCTTCATCTCCGAGAGCGACCGCCGCGATGCCGACAGCCTGGTCCAGCTGCGCATCGGGCTCAACATCATCGACCTCAGGCGGGCCCGTTACGGCCTCGCCGCATCGACCGTGCGTGCCATCGACGACATGCTGGACGACCTCGCGGCGGTGTTTCGCGCCCATGCGGACGAGGCAATGCCGGCCGAATTGCTGTCATGCATCGATGCGGCGCTGACCGCGGTCGTCAAGGATCCCAATGAGCGCGCGCGTGACGATGCATTGCTCGGCCTCGTCGGCATCCGCCGCGGCCTGTTTCCCGATGCACCTGCGTATCGATCGCAGCCCGAGGAGAGTTTTGCTGCATGA
- a CDS encoding DUF1656 domain-containing protein, whose product MRYELDIYGVLVPALLLWLIVAYALSAGISRIMQRFGLYRLAWHRALFNFALYVCLLGIVVYLSEFLP is encoded by the coding sequence ATGAGATATGAGCTCGACATCTACGGTGTCCTGGTTCCGGCGCTGCTGCTGTGGCTGATCGTTGCCTATGCGCTGAGCGCCGGGATCAGCCGGATCATGCAGCGCTTCGGGCTCTACCGGCTGGCCTGGCATCGCGCGCTGTTCAATTTCGCCCTGTACGTATGCCTGCTGGGCATCGTCGTCTATCTTTCGGAGTTTCTGCCATGA